The following are encoded in a window of Rattus rattus mitochondrion, complete genome genomic DNA:
- the ND1 gene encoding NADH dehydrogenase subunit 1 (N1; TAA stop codon is completed by the addition of 3' A residues to the mRNA) → MYFINILTLLIPILIAMAFLTLVERKILGYMQLRKGPNIVGPYGILQPFADAMKLFMKEPMRPLTTSMSLFIIAPTLSLTLALSLWVPLPMPHPLINLNLSMLFILATSSLSVYSILWSGWASNSKYSLFGALRAVAQTISYEVTMAIILLSVLLMSGSFSLQMLITTQEHIWLLIPAWPMAMMWYISTLAETNRAPFDLTEGESELVSGFNVEYAAGPFALFFMAEYTNIILMNALTSIVFLGPLYYINHPELYSINFMTETLLLSTAFLWVRASYPRFRYDQLMHLLWKNFLPLTLALCMWYISLPISLAGIPPHT, encoded by the coding sequence GTGTACTTTATTAATATCCTAACTCTCCTAATCCCAATCTTAATCGCCATAGCCTTTCTCACCCTAGTAGAACGGAAAATCCTAGGCTATATACAACTACGCAAAGGTCCTAACATTGTAGGCCCATATGGTATTTTACAACCATTCGCAGACGCCATAAAACTATTTATGAAAGAACCCATACGCCCCCTAACCACCTCCATATCATTATTCATTATTGCACCAACCCTCTCCCTCACCCTAGCCCTGAGTCTATGGGTCCCCCTACCAATACCGCACCCTCTCATTAACCTCAACCTAAGCATACTATTTATTCTAGCCACATCAAGCCTTTCAGTCTATTCCATTTTATGATCAGGATGAGCATCAAATTCGAAGTACTCCCTATTTGGAGCCCTACGAGCTGTTGCCCAAACCATCTCCTACGAAGTAACAATAGCCATCATCCTCTTATCTGTCCTATTAATAAGCGGCTCATTTTCCCTGCAAATACTTATTACTACACAAGAACATATCTGATTGCTAATCCCTGCCTGACCAATAGCCATAATATGATACATCTCAACCCTAGCAGAGACAAACCGAGCCCCATTCGACCTGACAGAAGGAGAATCAGAACTAGTCTCAGGCTTCAACGTTGAATACGCCGCAGGACCCTTCGCCCTATTCTTCATAGCCGAATACACCAACATTATTCTAATGAACGCCCTAACATCAATTGTATTTCTAGGACCCTTATACTACATCAACCATCCTGAACTATACTCAATCAACTTCATAACAGAAACGCTACTCCTATCAACAGCCTTTCTATGAGTGCGAGCATCCTACCCTCGCTTCCGATACGATCAACTAATACACCTCCTATGAAAAAATTTCCTCCCACTAACACTAG